A DNA window from Campylobacter anatolicus contains the following coding sequences:
- the tilS gene encoding tRNA lysidine(34) synthetase TilS, whose amino-acid sequence MKRLRDGKNLLAFSHGIDSTALFYILNELGIGFDIAMVDYHHREQSKAENNAATKLALKYKKQIYRLNVKLSQSNFESNARAVRYEFFDKICIQNSYTNLLLAHQLDDRLEWFLMQLGRGAGLSEMLGMSEIENRERYAIVRPLLSHTKSKLKAFLDERKVEYFIDESNFEYKYTRNFIRHKFSQEFLREFGDGVVKSFEFLDIDNEVLKPSIVNLQEQFYMVLNNANAVRGVDKVCKMLGVLMSEAQRKECLNSGVISGKIAVGMSDEFIFITPYLKTVMDKKFKEKCRVLSVPKHNRAYLYEIKFDLNRLNKFKSTFL is encoded by the coding sequence TTGAAACGACTAAGAGACGGTAAAAATTTATTGGCATTTTCGCACGGCATAGATAGCACAGCACTTTTTTATATACTAAATGAGCTTGGTATTGGATTTGATATAGCTATGGTTGATTATCATCATAGAGAGCAAAGTAAGGCGGAAAATAACGCTGCCACAAAGCTTGCATTAAAATATAAAAAGCAAATTTATAGACTAAATGTAAAGCTAAGCCAGAGTAATTTTGAGAGCAATGCTAGGGCTGTGCGGTATGAGTTTTTTGATAAAATTTGTATTCAAAATAGCTATACAAACTTGCTTTTAGCACATCAGCTTGACGATAGACTTGAGTGGTTTTTGATGCAGCTTGGGCGTGGGGCAGGGCTTAGCGAGATGCTTGGTATGAGCGAAATTGAGAATAGGGAAAGATACGCTATCGTGCGGCCACTCTTATCTCACACAAAGAGCAAACTTAAGGCATTTTTAGACGAGCGTAAAGTAGAGTATTTTATAGATGAGAGTAACTTTGAGTATAAATATACAAGAAATTTTATCCGTCATAAATTCTCGCAGGAATTTTTGCGTGAGTTTGGTGATGGTGTGGTAAAAAGCTTTGAGTTTTTAGATATAGATAATGAGGTGTTAAAACCTAGTATCGTAAATTTACAAGAGCAGTTTTATATGGTACTAAATAATGCAAATGCAGTACGCGGTGTCGATAAAGTTTGTAAAATGCTTGGTGTTTTAATGAGCGAAGCACAACGCAAAGAGTGCCTAAATAGCGGTGTAATAAGCGGTAAGATTGCAGTTGGTATGAGCGATGAGTTTATATTTATTACGCCATACTTAAAGACTGTGATGGATAAAAAATTTAAAGAGAAGTGTCGAGTTTTGAGTGTGCCAAAGCACAATAGAGCCTATCTGTATGAGATCAAATTTGATCTAAATAGACTTAATAAATTTAAAAGTACTTTTTTATAA